In the genome of Candida dubliniensis CD36 chromosome 3, complete sequence, the window TCGTTGTTTAGTCTTGTTGAATCTGCTGATTGTAGATGTTCAAATGAAGGTGTAGtcctgttgttgttgttgattttgatggtagatcaatttttttttttttgcaattacATATCCcaaattggtaataatgTAAACAATCCCAAAATGTAATAAGGAgagaacaaaaaatattggGAGGTACAAGAACACTTTATaacaatatataaaatatataacACCAGAAGGTATAtcattctttatttttgtttctttacTTTTACTTTTACTTCATTCacttatcaattattaatgaattcaaTAGATTATTCATTTCCTCAAAAATTTGTACCTACAACTGTTAATTTAGATTTACATATTGATATTCCTAATcataccaccaccaccaccagcacCACAATCACAATACAACAAccaatttttaaacaatttactACAAAAACTTTCCAAGATCcattaaatgatatattgaaattacTGAGACAAAAAATCcagaattatcaattaagtCTTCCAAGttatgaagaagaagaagaagaagaagaaggagaaacacataaagatgatgatgatgatgatgatgaagtgAAATcagaattggaaaataataaagaaaatgatataGTGGGTGACTCTAAAACTATTgatattaatcaatcaacacCAATTAAAAAACTCCCACAATTACCACCACAATTACCACAACAATTACCAAGTGTTCCTTtgagaaataaaaaactgGATAATTTGGCTTGTCATGCTGATAATATATTAAGAATGGCTATTGATTCAACTATAATTAGTTCTAATTCATTCACTataaattcatttgaagaagaagaagaagatgatgatgatgattttttacaagaaaattctttaattcaattattaaaatataaGAATTCTAAAAGAGATTTACGTTTTAAACCtccaattattaaatttgatattaatgccgatgatattaattctgtattataaataaataaataaataaagaactatatatatatatatatatatatatatatatatataccaATGAGGATgtttattgaaatattttcattaaaatttcTGAATCTCGtaaatcatatttttcTAAATATTGACGTTTTATGAGATTTTCAATGGGTTGTAATTGAAtatcttttaaatttgataataatgtttcaatatttttatttgaattttgccaattaattatattatctAATAAGTTTTGCACATTTATATCAAATTGACCACCATATTCCAAAActtctttaatttcatcTGATAATTTAGAATAGTCTTTGAAATATTCCataatataaaacaaaacatcATGATAATAACCGTTACTATCATCATTTATACAAgtcattatcaattgtgAATACATCAAAGGAGTTATTTCTATATCTTTTTGCcttgatttcaaataattataatatattcGTCCACATTTTTTCGAAGTTGAATtagataatgatttaatgaTTAATCTCCAAGATATAGAAtctaaataattattagtaataattgatgaaccttttaaataatgtaaatttttcaataaagaaACTACTCCACTatgattcaaaaaaatcataatatgatttaataaacaattaataaaaatggtTTTAGTTTCCAATTTATGATTATTTTCATCCATATAATTCATAtgaatattaatgaattcatgtaaatttgataaattggcTAATATGATACcatattttgaattatgtaaatttttatttccctgtaataatggtaattcttcttcttcttcatgtagtggtggtagtggtggtggtggtggtggtggtcgttgttgttgtgagTCTGACATGTTTTCATTGGATGAAGTTATAGTCCAATTCTTGAATTTATAATTCATacattcaaaaaaatcaatacttgaaagatttttttgattatcTAAAATAACATCAATCAATGACAATATTTCTTTCACACTATTATCAGAAACACTAGACGATGACAACGATTTAATGTTATCTGGCTTGTTATAGCAATaactttcaataatttttataCAAAGTTCTTTAGTTAATCCATGATccatatttgataatgatttatatatGAAATGACTAGTAATTAATTCTTCTGTTCTTTTAATATCACCATTCATAGATATAGTATGtaaaatttggaaaattaatgaatccCCAAATGATTTTAAGTCAACAACAGTTGAGTTATGGGACGATAATAATTTGgtatttaaaattatatcaTCAAGAGTGATTTTCCCTTGATGAAAATCTTtcattatataattatcaTAAACTAATGTAACTAgttgataattattattttctaatcctaattgtaataatagattccataattcattatcaataatcactttatgaattaaaaatcttgatattaagaaatttaatgaatcaaaatttttcatttcaatcATATATAAAATCATCAGTCGAGGTAAATTTTCTAATATCTTTATTTCCTCCATATCTTGATCAATTTGGAAAgtaattttcaattcattaattaatgtaATTATACATAattggttttgatttgtattaaataaattcttcaaatatgttaaaaaataaacattataaatcaatggATTACCATATTGTaaccaaaccaaatttAAAGGAAGGATATTCAATGCCAGATGATTAAATcgatataaatataaatataatattaataaatttgaaacatAACTACTATTTTtagttgtggtggtggtggtggtggtggtaatcAATTCATGTTGTCGTATTAAAGATTCAAAAATCCCATTCAATGCATTAAAACTAggtaatttattattaaatttattattaaatttgatcCATTTGGTTAATAGTTggaaaattgaattttgagAATTaagatgttgttgatggttAATTGTAGAAATGTATTTggttaaattattataatcattACATTTGGAAATATCCAGTAGAATTTGATCCACATTAATATTAGTCAATTGTTTCGATGCTAGATGATTGTGGTTGTTAGGTAGTGAGCTTTTAACATGattggaattgaattttggtGAGTTCAATGGACTTGAAGCTGTAGAATTAGTAATTGATTGGTGTTGACGTTGAcgttgatgttgatgttgatgttgatgttgatttaGTATTGCTGAATTGTGCTGTAGTCGTAAGAACTGGgcattatatttatatgaTTGGTTTAATTTACTTCTAATGTTTTTCATCGTTATTATAGCATTCTTAAACATAGTTGAAGTTGACtagtttctttttgacGTTGAACTACTGTTCAAGTTGAAGGAGGAGGGGGAAGGGGAGGTAAGTAATAGATGGTTCAACTCATGCATTCTACGaaccattgaaaaaaaaaaaattaattcaacTCCAGAAAactattgtttttttgaagGGAGAACTCAAATATCAAAGTCATCACCCactcctcctcctcctcctcctctttGATTAACCATTAAAACCCCACCAcattaatgaataaatatatatcaatAACTAGAAGTCTAGCAACTGCTGCTAAAAAATCTACTAattccaccaccaccaaaaccaccactaccaaGAATTCTCAACCACCACAATTTAAAGTTTTCGATAAATCAACGAAATTATTACAACGATCAAAACATGCCAAATTAACTCCTGAATTATCTCGTAAAAAAGATTATCTTCGTGATGAAATAGCCATTAAAACTATTGAAAGATTAGCATTTATAACTAGACCAATGgataatttattagattttGGTAGTAATGCTGGgaattttttaaatcaattaattaaagattcaaaaattccaccaccaccacaagGTAaaaatggtgatgatgaagatgatgaattggaggtgaaattaattgaacaattgaataaagataaacaaattgttcgtaataaaattaaaaatttaatcaTGTTTGATACTTCGaaagatttattatatcGTGATGTTAATgaaaccaccaccacattGAGTAATACTTCCATGAAAATTACTCGATgtgttggtgatgatgaagaaacaTTTAATCAtgaaatattcaaaaatgaTAATCAATATGATGCTATTATATCTAATTTAAGTTTACATTGGATTAATGATTTACCTAAAGTTTTGACCAATATTCATcgaattttgaaaaaagatgGATTTTTCATGGCAACTTTATTTGGTGGTGATACATTATATGAATTAAGAACTTCATTACAATTAGCAGAATTAGAACGTAAAGGTGGAATATCACCAAGAGTTAGTCctttaattcatttaaatgatATAGGGTCCTTATTAACTAAAGCAGGGTTTTCTATGTTAACTATTGATTCTGAAGATATTATAGTTAATGGATATcctaatattattaatgtttGTGAAGATTTACAAATTATGGGAGAAAATAATGGTTTAATAAGTCGAAATTATTTGGATAGAGATGTTTTAATTGCTGCTgatcaaatttataaaagtCTTCATGGTGATGAACATGGATTACCTGCTACTTTTTcagtaatttttttcattggttggaagaattaatggaagaagaacattcctttccttttccttttctttgtGTAATTGATAGAATTTTgtagataataataattcacaAGAAACAagataatatatatattcccTACCAACCTACCAACCTACCAACCTACCAACCTACCAACGTAACAATATAATAGagttaaaattattaaaaaaaaaataaaagacCTATAGAAATCCATAAAAATagtaaaaaagaataaactaatcattcaatgatcaaataataataaaagggaaataaaaaaaaaaaaaaaaaatcaaaactaaaaaaaagtagTAATCAATCAGATAAAGACAAACTTCCCTTCccttcctcttcctcttcctcttcccTACctaattattgattattagtACTGACAGCTGATAAAACTTCAAAATCAGATACTggatcttcttcttctgcaCCACTAATAATATCATAATCTTCATCAGTACTGGCCTCGGCCTCGACATCAACATCGGCATCAACATCGGCGTTTATTGGGATGTCCTTATCTTTAACACCTTGTTCATTTGTTACATCACTATTAGCATCGAAATAACGTGAAGTGGCAATAAAACTTTCTTTTGGAAGTGATGgtaaaacaattgaatgaattgaaCCTGAAGAAAATTCACCAGATGTACCACccatttcttcttcttcttcttcattattcttattatcatcatcatcatcatcatcatcatcatcatcatcatcatcatcgatAATCGATTCTGtaccagaagaagaagaacaagaggAAGGGGAATTAGTTTCtctttcatcaatttccaTAGGACAACAATTCTCTTCAAATACTAAATTACCTGACATATCATCTTTAGTCATATCACAACTAGCAATATTATAATCATTTtgtaaaataaatttaaatggATATTTTGTATGAGTATTAATTAAAgtgaaattaaatttagcAGTTTTCCCCGGCATAATACTATGTTTTTTATGGATAGTAATTGATGAAACTGGTTtatcaaaacaattgataatttcaagttttaaattattacaatcAATTGCTTTATGGGATTTATTAGTAATGATAGCTTGAGCTAAAGTACTTGATTTAGGAACTAAAGTGACTTGAACTTCATCATTTGGTTGTAAAACTAATAagtcttcttcttcttcttgttgttgtaaagtTGAACCACTGATTACagaagtagtagtggtTGAATTGGATCCAGTTTTAATTACTTGCAATTTTAACATTGaatcattattgaatttataatCACCTAATAATACTGCATTAGGTGACGTAATTCTCAACTgtacattattattattattattattattattattattattattattatcatcgGTCTTTTTAAAATCTTCAGGGATTTTACctaaatgataatatttaaCTCTTCCCGGTTTAATATCACTAGCATTTTTAACTGTAACGGGGATAGTTTGAtcttgattgaaaaattcaaataataattcaccACCTTGAATTGTTTCATTAGTATTGTTAATCAATTGTaaagaaataatttgaGAAACATTACCACCAAAATTTTTAGGTCTAGCAATAACATCTCCTTCAGCGTTAAGTACACCAGATTCAGATTCAGATTCAGATTCaggttgttgctgttgttgttgttgttgttgttgttgttcttgtggTGGTTCCAGTGATGTCAACTCTTCCAGTTCTTTatcagtagtagtagtagattgattaaatgaagcaattaattcttcttcattaaattcattatttgcATATTCAAGAGCACTCATTAAGATAAGATATTtaacttcttcatcttcttcttcttcaaaatcCATCATAGCAcataatttttcataacGTTCTGAATTGGAAATATAATGTTCAACAtctttaataaatctttcaaAACCTTTCagttttaataattcttccaatttACGTTTAGTATCAGCATTACAATTCTCTAATGGGATATCATATACAATATCGTTTGCTGtccattgttgttgatggtgGTGTCCGTGTCCGcgaccaccaccaataccACCAATACCACCAGTACTAGCAAATCCACAATTGTTACCAACTCTACTAAAGTGGTTGCCATGACCAAAACCAGCTCTGGTACTGGTACTGGACATGGTTGGATAACTAATCTTAGCCATTGGATGTAAATATGAATGTGATCCAAATTCAAGTTTTTCAATGTGTTGTTTAGCTTCACATTTTGAacataaatcaaaatttgaacAAACAAGACAATTATATCTAATACCTTTAAGTGGGACAAAATCATAAGGATGACAGACATCACAACAAATATTTGGATGAATAGGAGATGAATCAGTTTCAACTTCAGGTTCAGCCTTTGATTCAGTTTCAGTTTTGGTTTCAACCTTAGGTTCTTCAACAACAGGTTCAGCTGGAGTTGAAATAGGGGCTGGAGGTGATTCTTTAGTATTGGACGTGGAAGTGGtagctgttgttgttgttgttgaagccatttcttttttcaatccatTAGAGAATTCATTAAAGATTTCTTTAAAATGATCATATGCAGCATCAATCAAAGCATCACGTAAATTACCAAAATCAATCGATGGTGATTTACCTGATTTGTATGTGGTACCAGTATAAGTATAACCAtattgttggttgttgttcttgttgttgttattgttattgttattgttctCCTGGTTAGTATTATTCACTTTAGGAGGTGTTGAAGTATCAATAACATTTAATTTGACATGATTTTTAACTTTCAAACTTCTGGCAAGGGATTTAAAATCGTCATCAGTTAGtaatgaaacaaaatctTTATTCCGTTTTGATTTACGAGTATAAACAAgataattatcatcattagatAAATAACCAggtaattgtttatttaagAATTCAGTTAAAGCTGGTttagatttgattttagtGAATAATTCCCTTCTAACACAGATAGTTTTTTCAATACgattggtggtggtggtaggtgttgtggtggtggttgtggaATCAGGAGGGGTATTATGGGTTCTAGTGATAGAAagtttaataataacttCACGATTATGATTTTGAGAAGGCATTATTGTGAAGATAAGAAAGGAAGAAATGAAGAAAGAATGAAgaataaaagaagaataaaagaagaaagaaagtaaagtaaagtaaagaaattaaatttcaGTGGCAAAGTTGaaataagaaaagaaaagaaagagaaaaaataGGGAGGAGGAGGGGGGAGGAGGTTATAACACTATCAATtgttaattttattaattgttgttgttggtggaaTTGgagtgagtgagtgagtgagtgagagtttttaattgaaataataataatttcaccCGATTAAGGAGCTTCTACTTTcacttatatatatatatagctCAATTAGTTATGAGTTTACACTgtaatgatttgattaacAATTATCAGTTATATAAACAGTGTATATAACTTGTTTAAGATTGTTTGTGGTTTATCTGAATTGCTTTTATCAGTAAGtaattactactactaccatttaattttatctctctctctctctctctctctctctctctctccacattaattttttagtccttcttcttctttagtCCACAAGTTTCTTCATGTTATCGTTATCGTTTGTTTGCTAATGCTAATTATTGCTCTTATAcacaatatatatatatatatatatattattaacCAATCTTCTTTTGATCTTACCACTACCACTTCTATCTATTGGAATTCCCGACCAAACGGTGCTGGTATTGTAGAACTGTGGCGGTgttgtagtagtaatagtagaTGAGTTCCCTCTCTTCCCCCGCCCCGCCCCcgcccccccccccccccttaAAATGTATAACTCTCATTACACAAAATTGTTATCGGTTGAGTTGAGTTGAGTTGAGTATAAGTTTTTTACACATTGCAATACTTTAAGCACACAAATTATATTAATGGATTGATAAGATaatattgttcaaaaaCGCAGTTAAAGGTTGTTCTAATAGTTGAATTTTCTAAAATATATGAGGGCTGTTTTAAATCTATGTTTATTTGATTAAGAGAAAGTGTAGTTTATAGTTGACCTTTATTTTTGGTATAAATTTCAacacaaattttttttaaccaaaaaaaaaaaaataatattcataTTCTTTTGTTCTTAACCGCAAAAATACAAATCCATTCACATCTAATATACCTTAATTCAACTAAGATTATATagtatattcaatttacgttgattaaattaattaataccttgttgttgttgttgttgttgttgttgttgttgttggcGTGGATCACGTGATGAGCTTGGGAAAGAGTGCGTGTAAATtgacacaaaaaaaaaaaaaaaagataaaataaaaataagaaatttattataGTGTCTCAACCAAACCAACACACCTTCAAAGGAAAAAGAGAGACAGAGAGAGAGACATCAACTTTTCAACCCTTAATTAATAAAGCACCGctctatatatatatatatatatatatatatatcaattgTGAATATGAAACTTctatcaacaacattattattatattttttttccacATCTTTGGTATTATCATATACAACATCAAATATAATTCAAgcaaatgataataatttacaatcattgataaaaaCACCTGGgaaattttcatttgttgatttttatGCTGATTGGTGTCGTCattgtaaaaaaatttctccCATTATAGATGAATTAAgtgaattatttattgattatcctgaaatacaaataattaaaattaatggtGATAAAGATGGGAAAAAAATGAGTAAAAAATATGTTGATATTGGATATccaacattattatttttttatgatgatggtgaaaaaaaaattgaatttgatggAATTAGAGATTTGAATAGTTTAAGTAATtttattcaacaattgagTGGGATTAGATTAAAAAATGAGTCAGAAAAAGGGGCTGTTAACAATATTGAGGAGAAAgaaagtagtagtaatgtAAATGGTGTAGTTGAACAGACtaataacaaattgattgaattgacACCagataattttgatgaaaaaatatCACAATCACCAATATCTATTGTATCATTTGGAGCATCATGGTGTAAATATTGTCAAGAATTAGATCCAGCATTAGATAAATTAGCTAATGAAGTTTATATTcgtgatattgatgataataaaattatgaTTGGTcatttaattattgatcaatataaagataattcaattgatgaacGTTATAATATTCAAGATTTACCAACGGTGTTATTTTTCAGACGAAATGgtaatggtgatgatgatttacaaACACCATTAGTTTAtaaagggaaaaaaaatttctatAATCTTTTgaatgatattaataaattcacaGGATTAAATAGGGATTCTCAAggaaatttaaataatgatgctggaattattaaagaaattagtcaattaattaaaaattttaatagTGATGACCATGACcataatgatgatggtgatgaattggaaatatatgatcaattggaaaaatttaaaactactactactagtggtggtggtagtggtagtggtagtggtagtagtggtggtgatgatgttgaatattatgaaaaattaattaatgctAAAGAATATATCCCAATCGaattatcaagaattaataatattttacaaaatgatattgataaattaaatggaATCACTATAGATTCTTTAACTAAAAGAGCAAACATTCTTAAACTGTTATtatagaaagaaagaaagaaagaaagaaagaaaagaaaacatacaataaacaaaacaatatatatatatatatatatacatacaaAAATATAGTTCTATATTCTATCATTCTACCATTCTATGGGatcaaatttttgtatTAATCTAACTTTATCAGGCCAAATTCTCCCATCACCAAGAATAcattcatcaacaattggtttaatattatttggtTTACAAAGACCTaaccaaatatttttccccagtttttttaaataaataatcacATTAGCAGCATATTTATGACCACCTAtatgattaataaattcagTTTGAATTCCATTTGGACGATTATCAccaaaatttctttttaaatcTAATTCTTCCAAATAATTATCCATTTCTCGTTTCATAATAGGAGCAGTTATACCACATCGTTTATCTCTAGTAGTAtgagaacaaaaaaatacaaaacttTGATTCAAATTTGGTGATATTTTCGGTATTTTAGACGtgatttcttcaatagTGGTATCatgtttattaattaataataatgattttaattcatttaaaataggttcaacttcatcaattgtAATTCCtttaatatttaaaaaataaggtagaattaataaatcaccttgtttttctaatttataattttcattaatatataaatcatcTGATCCCATTGATGATACATTAACTTTTATAGTCCccaatgaagaagaagaagaagaagaagaagaggaagaagaagaatttgtaTTCTCTTCAGCCCATTTCccaattttatattttagGGTATGTTTGTTTTTACCATCTTCATTAATGGCATCATGAGACCAATCTTTTTTACCCGtagcaataataatatgcATTCCATAAGGTTTAGTAGTATTCCAAAGTGGTGTACCTTCACCTTCAAATTTTAAACTTTTAGGGAATTTACTACTACATGATTCACAAGTTTCGGAACATTGACTAATTTCAAATCCTTTATCTTGGATTTCTTTATCAGTAGTAGTTTGATTTCctttgaataaatttttgaCAATATTCATATTAATTGGGAGTTACACCAGaagtaaaataaaaaaaaaggaagtAAAAGGaagtaaaagaaaagaaaagaaagtaaTATAAACTATCTAACAACTACTACTTCTTCTGGTGGTcaactattttttttttttttaattttttttttaatttttttttttaatttgggAGATTGTATTTGTAATCTTAGTCAagataattgaaaatagaaGAGGGTattgtttcttttatttttatttttaatttgcGCCTTATTCTCCTTGTGGTATATAATCCGATGACATTTGATACaaattttctttacttagttaattaatttctttttttttcgttcttcgggaataataataataataataataataattgtgccacaaattattggaaaGAATCGGATCGTTATCCGAATTtctcatttctttttaaacctcacaacaacaaaagaaaaataacTGTCACGTGACAACAGTATTATTGAACAGTAGTTTAAACCACAAGCCATAGACTGACTATAATCCCCCCCCCACTCCCT includes:
- a CDS encoding conserved hypothetical protein (possibly yeast-specific), coding for MFKNAIITMKNIRSKLNQSYKYNAQFLRLQHNSAILNQHQHQHQHQRQRQHQSITNSTASSPLNSPKFNSNHVKSSLPNNHNHLASKQLTNINVDQILSDISKCNDYNNLTKYISTINHQQHLNSQNSIFQLLTKWIKFNNKFNNKLPSFNALNGIFESLIRQHELITTTTTTTTTKNSSYVSNLLILYLYLYRFNHSALNILPLNLVWLQYGNPLIYNVYFLTYLKNLFNTNQNQLCIITLINELKITFQIDQDMEEIKILENLPRSMILYMIEMKNFDSLNFLISRFLIHKVIIDNELWNLLLQLGLENNNYQLVTLVYDNYIMKDFHQGKITLDDIILNTKLLSSHNSTVVDLKSFGDSLIFQILHTISMNGDIKRTEELITSHFIYKSLSNMDHGLTKELCIKIIESYCYNKPDNIKSLSSSSVSDNSVKEILSLIDVILDNQKNLSSIDFFECMNYKFKNWTITSSNENMSDSQQQRPPPPPPPLPPLHEEEEELPLLQGNKNLHNSKYGIILANLSNLHEFINIHMNYMDENNHKLETKTIFINCLLNHIMIFLNHSGVVSLLKNLHYLKGSSIITNNYLDSISWRLIIKSLSNSTSKKCGRIYYNYLKSRQKDIEITPLMYSQLIMTCINDDSNGYYHDVLFYIMEYFKDYSKLSDEIKEVLEYGGQFDINVQNLLDNIINWQNSNKNIETLLSNLKDIQLQPIENLIKRQYLEKYDLRDSEILMKIFQ
- a CDS encoding methyltransferase, putative; this translates as MNKYISITRSLATAAKKSTNSTTTKTTTTKNSQPPQFKVFDKSTKLLQRSKHAKLTPELSRKKDYLRDEIAIKTIERLAFITRPMDNLLDFGSNAGNFLNQLIKDSKIPPPPQGKNGDDEDDELEVKLIEQLNKDKQIVRNKIKNLIMFDTSKDLLYRDVNETTTTLSNTSMKITRCVGDDEETFNHEIFKNDNQYDAIISNLSLHWINDLPKVLTNIHRILKKDGFFMATLFGGDTLYELRTSLQLAELERKGGISPRVSPLIHLNDIGSLLTKAGFSMLTIDSEDIIVNGYPNIINVCEDLQIMGENNGLISRNYLDRDVLIAADQIYKSLHGDEHGLPATFSVIFFIGWKN
- a CDS encoding conserved hypothetical protein (possibly yeast-specific), which gives rise to MPSQNHNREVIIKLSITRTHNTPPDSTTTTTTPTTTTNRIEKTICVRRELFTKIKSKPALTEFLNKQLPGYLSNDDNYLVYTRKSKRNKDFVSLLTDDDFKSLARSLKVKNHVKLNVIDTSTPPKVNNTNQENNNNNNNNNKNNNQQYGYTYTGTTYKSGKSPSIDFGNLRDALIDAAYDHFKEIFNEFSNGLKKEMASTTTTTATTSTSNTKESPPAPISTPAEPVVEEPKVETKTETESKAEPEVETDSSPIHPNICCDVCHPYDFVPLKGIRYNCLVCSNFDLCSKCEAKQHIEKLEFGSHSYLHPMAKISYPTMSSTSTRAGFGHGNHFSRVGNNCGFASTGGIGGIGGGRGHGHHHQQQWTANDIVYDIPLENCNADTKRKLEELLKSKGFERFIKDVEHYISNSERYEKLCAMMDFEEEEDEEVKYLILMSALEYANNEFNEEELIASFNQSTTTTDKESEELTSSEPPQEQQQQQQQQQQQPESESESESGVLNAEGDVIARPKNFGGNVSQIISLQLINNTNETIQGGELLFEFFNQDQTIPVTVKNASDIKPGRVKYYHLGKIPEDFKKTDDNNNNNNNNNNNNNNVQLRITSPNAVLLGDYKFNNDSMLKLQVIKTGSNSTTTTSVISGSTLQQQEEEEDLLVLQPNDEVQVTLVPKSSTLAQAIITNKSHKAIDCNNLKLEIINCFDKPVSSITIHKKHSIMPGKTAKFNFTLINTHTKYPFKFILQNDYNIASCDMTKDDMSGNLVFEENCCPMEIDERETNSPSSCSSSSGTESIIDDDDDDDDDDDDDDDNKNNEEEEEEMGGTSGEFSSGSIHSIVLPSLPKESFIATSRYFDANSDVTNEQGVKDKDIPINADVDADVDVEAEASTDEDYDIISGAEEEDPVSDFEVLSAVSTNNQ
- a CDS encoding protein disulfide-isomerase precursor, putative (Similar to S. cerevisiae PDI1), with the translated sequence MKLLSTTLLLYFFSTSLVLSYTTSNIIQANDNNLQSLIKTPGKFSFVDFYADWCRHCKKISPIIDELSELFIDYPEIQIIKINGDKDGKKMSKKYVDIGYPTLLFFYDDGEKKIEFDGIRDLNSLSNFIQQLSGIRLKNESEKGAVNNIEEKESSSNVNGVVEQTNNKLIELTPDNFDEKISQSPISIVSFGASWCKYCQELDPALDKLANEVYIRDIDDNKIMIGHLIIDQYKDNSIDERYNIQDLPTVLFFRRNGNGDDDLQTPLVYKGKKNFYNLLNDINKFTGLNRDSQGNLNNDAGIIKEISQLIKNFNSDDHDHNDDGDELEIYDQLEKFKTTTTSGGGSGSGSGSSGGDDVEYYEKLINAKEYIPIELSRINNILQNDIDKLNGITIDSLTKRANILKSLL
- a CDS encoding Actin Patches Distal protein 1 homologue, putative (Similar to S. cerevisiae APD1;~In S. cerevisiae: function unknown, but required for normal localization of actin patches and for normal tolerance of sodium ions and hydrogen peroxide); its protein translation is MNIVKNLFKGNQTTTDKEIQDKGFEISQCSETCESCSSKFPKSLKFEGEGTPLWNTTKPYGMHIIIATGKKDWSHDAINEDGKNKHTLKYKIGKWAEENTNSSSSSSSSSSSSSLGTIKVNVSSMGSDDLYINENYKLEKQGDLLILPYFLNIKGITIDEVEPILNELKSLLLINKHDTTIEEITSKIPKISPNLNQSFVFFCSHTTRDKRCGITAPIMKREMDNYLEELDLKRNFGDNRPNGIQTEFINHIGGHKYAANVIIYLKKSGKNIWLGLCKPNNIKPIVDECILGDGRIWPDKVRLIQKFDPIEW